AAATATCAAGATCTATTTCTGTGGGTAACTCAGTGGCTTAAATCTCATTTCTATCCTTCAACAGGCGGTGTTACTGAGACTCCTTGTCCATACAAGTGCATCTCTGACAGATTTCACATGCCACATTGTTATACAGCACTTGAGGAATTGGTATACACATTTGGTGGACCATGGTTATTTGGTCTTATTCTCTTGGGTATCCTCATCCTGTTAGCTTTAGTGCTTAGTGTTGCACGGATGAAATATGTTGGTGGAGACGAAATACCAGCCCTTGTTCCTGCTCAACCTGTTTCTCGAATAGATCACTCCTTCCCGTTTCTAGAGTCGTTGAACGAGGTCTGCCTCCAATTTATTCCTTTTGCAAGTCATGCTTTCTCGTCTGACATGCCTGATCAAATATACACCAACTTATGGAGTCTGCTGCGGCTGGTCACACATTGTTCTAAAGgtgataatttgttttttaggtCTTGGAAACAAATAGAGCCGAGGAATTGCAGAGTCATGTGCATAGGATGTACTTCATGGGGCCAAATACTTTCAAGGAAGCTTGGCATCTACCTCACTCCCCTCCTGAACAAGTAAAAGAGATTGTGTAAGCTCTCTTCTCTGATGTACAACGAATTGGTGGTTACATTTCCGTTGAACATGACACCTAGTTTTGTGCCATGATTAAACTACTGTGTAcaaagatttgagtttttttttgttcatagcTTTGTATCTTGCAGtcttaatttataataataacgttgcttaattatttcattttcatgGCAGTTATGAGGATGCATTCAATAGATTTGTGGATGAGATCAATGGTTTAGCTGCTTACCAGTGGTGGGAAGGATCAGTTTACAGCATTCTCTCTCTCCTTGCTTATCCGCTTGCATGGTCATGGCTACAGCGGTGtcgaaaaaagaaattacagcAACTTCGTGAATTTGTTCGATCAGAATATGATCATGCATGCCTACGTTCTTGTCGTTCACGTGCTCTCTATGAAGGACTTAAGGTTAATTTTTGTAGAAAATCTATTCCAATTTTTTCCTTACATTTATAAATATAGCTTTCTTAGGAATTAATTAGGTTTTAGGATGTTAATACCtacaaaatatattgtttttgttttgcacAGCATTATTACCTGTCTCCAGGTTTTCTACTTTCAAATTACCAGACTGTTTTGTTGGATTTTAAAGTTTGGAAGTCAATAAAAGGTTTATTTATCTTTTGTGAAGGAAGTCTATCTTCTTCTTGGTAGatttagaaattttattaagaaactATATCCAGGACTTACATTCTTGAATAATATTACGTACCAAGCCCACAAAACCTCTGGAAGTAGATGAGGCAACATAACTCTTTCTGCATGTTTgtgaacaaaaacaaagatttcTGCTATGGCATTGTCAATCTTCATACTTGACAAATTCTAACAAAGCTCAACAACTCAATAACTGTTTAATGTGTCTACCTCATTAGTATATAAATTTGTATTGTGCTGATGAGCTCTTGCTAGCAATCATCTGTTTGCCTGACAGAATACCTTTTTAATGGATCAACAATTCTCGTGTTAATGTTTATCGTCTTATATTACAGGTAGCTGCAACTTCTGATCTGATGCTTGCTTATGTGGACTTTTTCCTTGGTGGGGATGAAAAGAGAGCTGATCTTCCTCCTCGTCTTCATCAGAGATTTCCAATGACTCTAGTTTTTGGAGGAGATGGAAGTTACATGGCTCCTTTTTCTCTACACAGTGATAATACTCTTACCAGCCTTATGAGTCAGGTTTGGCTTCCATAAAGTTCTAAGCTGCCCTTTATTTAGTTTTTGCACCCATATATCACGTATTGGTGCAGTTCATGGAATGGATTCTGTTGATTTTTACGTTTGATCACCTTTCAGTCTATTCCACCTACCATATGGTATCGACTTGTGGCGGGTCTAAATGCTCAACTACGCTTAGTTCACCGTGGACACCTAAAAATATCTTTTGGGCATGTTATAAGCTGGCTTGAAACCCATGCAAACCCTACTTTAAGTACATATCGTGTACGTGTTGATCTCGCTTGGTTTCAGCCTACAGCTTCTGGATATTGCCACTTTGGACTTCTGGTATGTGCTATTGAAAATGAAAGTGCCCAGCCATCAATTGGAAGTCAAGATACTTCATCGCTACCCGAGCAACATTCATGGTaacaatttgattttgatttactTTGTTGTTTCTGGTTATAAGTTGTTATGTTCAATTTTCATTCCTCGGCAATTTTCAGTTTGCACAGAATTCATATGGTTGATCCACTTGTTGATTTGAGAGTCGGTGAGCATTCAATGACGTGCAAGAGAAATTTTGGAGGGATTCTACATGCCAAGAGCTTACGGATGCTTAAACAGAAGAAGGCTATATGTTTTCCCTTCTCTTTCATAGTTTATAATACCAAACCTGTCGGCCATCAGGTAGTTAAAAtgcttttataataataatttccttATTATAAAATCCGGTTGTTTCTTTTGAATGTTATTttaatcctctctctctctctctctcatttttgcAGGATCTAGTTGGTTTGGTCCTCTCTATAATACTACTAGGAGATTTTAGTTTAGTCCTTCTTACTTTGCTACAAATGTACTCTATTTCGCTGTTGGACTTCCTTTTAGTTCTGTTTGTCCTTCCTCTTGGCCTTATATTTCCCTTCCCAGCTGGAATCAGTGCTTTGTTTAGTCATGGACCTAGGCGGTCGGCAGGTCTTGCTCGTGTATATGCTCTGTGGAATATCACATCCTTGATCAATGTTGTAAGTTGTTGTCAACCATGTTTTCAGTATTCAATAAAGAACTTGAAAATAATGAATGCACAAAGTCATATAGGGTGTTCCAGAAATTTTCCAGTCGTTTCtaatccttaaattttttttttctttttaattccaGGAagatatttctttttgttaatatgATATTCATCACCATGCTAGTGGCATGATAATTaacttttttggttattttagaATAGATTGTTTATGAAAATGAATGGGATTAGTTGTCTTGACCAAATGGTTATGTTCTGACTGCTGTTGAAGTGATGGATGCTTTTTTGTCTGACGAATAGGGGCCTCGCCTACATTGCACTAAGGCACGTTATGCCAAAAATAAATTGGATAACCAAAGATTTTGCATCCATTAATGTTATTGTAAACAAGTACAATTGACTGCTGAAACTGCTTCTATGTATACCAAATGCAGCCTAGGATTCTTCTGATTGCTTTTGGCTATTTAGTATGCTACCATAAAGATACACTAAATGTTACTTTTACGATTCTAATACTCTTGAACATATTTCCTCTTGTAACAGGTAGTTGCTTTCTTGTGTGGTTTACTTCACTATACTACCCATTCAACTAAAAAGCATCTAAACTTTCAGTCCTGGAATTTTAGCGTGTAAGTAGCTCGTCTCGTACAAGCTGACATGGCAATAATTGATTGTATGGTTGTCAGTTATAGTGAATGTAGCTGCTCAACTAATCATAGTCCGAAACTTTTCTGTGTTGGTGGGAAATGCAGGGATGAAAGTGAATGGTGGATGCTTCCTTCTGGATTAGTGCTGTGTAAAATTATCCAAGCACGACTCATCGATTGCCATGCGGCTAACCAGGAAATCCAAGACTTCTCATTGTATAGCAGTGACCCCGACGTGTTCTGGCAGTCGTGAGGCGTTCCTTGTACAGCCTAAAAGTGCCCTTTTTTTTGTGTGGCCCTAATCATTTTTTCTTACATAAATCTTGGGTTTCAGGTAACTTAACGCATAGGATATAATTTTGAGAGGATTGGTAAGTGGTGCATACTAGAGGACTAAATGGAGAGAAATAGAGTCATAGAGACATCAAATCTTGTAGCCCCTGTTAACATGTTGTAGAAGTTTTCTCCAATATATTTGAAAATAGGCTTTGTCTGTTACCAGTCCAAGCCTGCTCAGTCCCTCAATTACAAATTCATGGTTAATATTTTCTGAAAGATCCCAAGATTTTGTTTGTATATAATAATGCATCCGGCATACAGACCTCCAGAAAATCCCAGGTACACATCAATGACTCTTTGAAAAGGATTTATATATaatccttttttcctttctaacgACCAACTATTCATAAGTCTCCTATGGCTAGTTCTTCTTTTTTGAACACagtgccttcttcttctttactgAGAATCAATCCCCAAAGGGGTTACACAACCAGAAAGCCATTACAAAGAACAAAAGCACCAGATACAACCGCTAAGCCCAAAGTCGAAATCAGTGCCCAAAGGCCAAAGTTAGTGAACTAGAGATAAAGAATTTCTACCCATTAAGCCAGGAAAAATCcgacttaaagcagctaccaaacGGTAGACTATgatcaaagacaagaatttacataaaaacaacaaacagaAAATCCTAGAACACAGCACCGAGAAAAGAAGATCGCCGAAGTTGGCGCGTGTAAAGCATGCATTTTCTCTGGAAACCTCCCTATGATGGACGACTTTCAGGAACATAGATCGACATTCGACACCTTCTGAGACTAGAGAAGCAAGCTGTAATCCACACGCACAAAAACAAAACAGCTAAAGACCCGTACGCACCGAATAGAAGCGAACCGCACAGTCTCATTGAGTACCATCCTGACCGAAAAAGGCCGACGACCGCAACTAGAAGGTCTTGTCGAAGAAAAAATCAGCCGAGAATTATAGATCTAACTTTGAAAACACCTTTATCGGAAATCCACCAACACCAACTGTTCTTCACGGGCCAATACCTAAAATTTTTTGCTTACAACAAGaaacaatagaaaaacaaaagaaaaaaaatcaacaacctCCACCAGTTCAAGCACCGGGAGGATCAAAAGCTCCAACAGCCTTAAAGGTATGGAGAAGAGATCACCCACCTCCCCCCTCCCAGGGCGAACAAAGCTCACaatttttctctcctctctctagAAACTTCATACATACGTTCTCTCTTTTGACAAAGGCAGTCTATGGCTAGCTGTTCTGTCAAATCAATAAAACTCTTTCTAAACAAGTTTCTCATTCTCttactgaaaaaaataaataaaaataaaataaaattggcagACCcgactatttaaactaattagtACTTTTCTCCTCTCCATCTTTTTTGGTCTCTTTCGTGATGATTTGGGCAACATAGCTGCATAGCCGGCCTGAATATTCTCTATCACTTGCCACCAACTCATCTGGGATTTttcgtcctttttttttttttttttttttttttttctgaaaagacaattcttttttggtttggatTGATAACTATGTTATTCAACAAGCAGAACTACCTATGGatactgtttttcttttccGGGAATGCTTcgtttgcaaaaaaaataataacgtCATTGCCAACtatatttgtctcatttttccttttaatttctcaaaaacagaaaattctgttaagataaaaacattaacaattcaaaatgtaaaatattcatcaaaatacataaattatttttacctttatatcacatcaaaatactttttcaaattttaaacaaaaaaaattccccaAAATTCGCTAGCAAACATACCCTAAAATTCTGGTGtgaatcagaaaaaaaaatagagtccATAGttgactaaaaaaattaaaaagaattttacCATctcctaaaaagaaaagaaaagaaggtgtTGCCATGaaacaagcatcaagaaggcaaatgAGGCACTCAATAAAGAAAAGGAATCGAAATTGGAGGAAACAATTGAccatttctttctattttgtcGTGAGATCATGCAGGACGTATTTACTATGATTGGGCTTTTTTCACCAAGTAGAAAGAACTAATATTGCCAGCgaaatggacaaaaaaaaataaaatctgcaAGCTCACGTGGCTTCAATTAATTGGTCAGTGAGGAAAAGAACCTGATCCCTGTTGGACTCTGAATTTGGCCTCAAACCTGACCAAGTTGATGCATGACATGCTGTTACCAGATTCGCTcttcctaaaaaagaaaaagaaaaagaaaaagaaaaaaagaattggcGCATGGCACTGTCACCTGACCCTTCatctttatttatatgtataaatacaaATGAGTTCCAAACCAACGACAAACTCACCAACCACTGTTCTACCAATACAATTTACAACTACCAATCTACCtgttctctcctctctctctctctctgtgatgaGGGACAGAGTGATGGGGCAACAGGGCATGGAAGCTCCACTTTTGGGCAATCATGGCTTGGCAGATAACAAAAAGAGGAGTTGGAGCAAGGCTCTGCGGTTCCTTCTTGCATTTCTAACCACTACAAGTCAGTttctcttctcccttcttctgggtttaatctaattaattttctttcatcTGGGTTTGCCACAATTCCTCTATCTGAGAGAGTTTCGGTGCGTAGATATCCAAGGAAAGTATACACCATGTCCTCTATCCCTTCTTTTGGTCTTAAGATTCCTTGATTGTCACTGCAACGCCAACATGTTTGGCTTTCATTAGAGCTAGTGTTCGTGGCCCTGGCCTTGAACCATTAATTGGCTAGACTCTTTAGCACCATGCATGTTATCTAAGGGGTGGTCAAGAGAAAGAATTTGATCTTGGAGTGGAATCATGGTTTGTATTTGGTATTTCAGGTGATTCAATTTTTGCTCAAAAATGAAATTACCATAATCAGTTCACACCAACCCACAGCTGAATTTGGAGGGATCCAAAGATATATAGTTCAAGTCCCAtaaatttccatttttttcccCCCATTTCGGGCTTGAGCCCAAAGTCTGGAATCATACAGTTCATGATAAGTATCTGTTGGGATATGTGGTTCACATTAGAAATTTAGATAATGGTGGCTGTCCTCATATATATGCTATCCTCTCTTATGTTatattttcttgtgttttgCCAGTTTATGGTCATAGGAGTGTACTAGAATTAACTATGGGAGTACTGTTTGCGTTTCAGTTGTATGCCTTATTCTCAGTGGCGACTTAAGTTCTTTGGTACTGAGAGGAGGAAACAAGTATGATAAGAGGATTGGTGGCAGTGATGCTGACATTGTTGAGTCAGATAAGGGTGTTGTTGCTGCTGATGATGGTCGATGCTCTGAAATTGGCGCATCCTTTCTTAGGCAGGGTGGGCATGCTGTTGATGCTGCAGTGGCAACCGCATTGTGCGTCGGAGTCGTTAACCCGATGGCTAGTGGGATAGGCGGCGGAGCTTTCATGATTGTCCGGTCTTCCTCAACCTCACAAACCCAAGCTTTTGACATGAGGGAAACTGCCCCCTTAGCTGCTTCACAGGTTCACATTTCTTTCTTTCAGCTAAAATTTTGGACCCCAAGATTGAAGTGAGTCCAATACATAAAAAAGTTCTGGGTTCGTTTGACAACTTTTTagatacctttttttttttaattgtgatGTGACGTaaagatgaaaataattttgagtgttttgtgttttaatttgattGTTAATGTCTGCTATTTTCTTTCACTATAGTTTATGACAAATTTTGTTTTGCTGCTTGTAAAAAGCAGGATATGTATGAGAACAATCCCCAATCCAAAGCTTTTGGTGCACTTGCAATGGGAGTTCCTGGAGAGATAGCTGGCCTTCATGAAGCTTGGTTGCAACACGGGCGTTTGGCATGGAGGACTTTATTCCAACCTGCCATAAAACTAGCTAAAGAAGGATTTGTGATTGCTCCTTATCTCGGACAGCACATAACTAGGCATGCAAAGCTGATCTTGAACGACGCAGGTTTAAGTCAAGTATTTGCACCAAACGGGAAGTTGTTGCAAGCGGGTAATACATGCTACAATGTGGAGCTTGGCCGCAGCTTAGAGGCTGTGGCAGAGCAGGGGCCTCAAGCTTTCTACGATGGAACTGTTGGTGAGAAGTTAGTGAAGGATGTGAGAGAGGCAGGTGGAATTTTGACAATGGAGGATTTGAGGAATTATAAAGTGGAAGTAAAAGCTGCAATGGCGGCGAATGTGATGGGCTACACAATACTTGGAATGCCACCTCCTTCAAGTGGAACAGTCGGCCTTTCTCTggtaaataatattttcttgtcCTCATGTTCTTGTGTAATTAAAGGACTGCAACATCCATTTTCAGAGGatttctttcttcaattgtttGCCAAGCGGTAGAATATGTGTTAATTAACTATTAAACATTGGTAAAAACAGGTTCTAAACATTTTTAACAGCTATGGAAGTTCCAATGCTGCCAATGGAAATCTGGGTGTACATCGCCTGGTTGAAGCACTGAAACACATGTATGCTGTCCGAATGAACTTGGGTGACCCTAATTTTGTTGATGTGAGTAAATATGTATCTGACATGCTCTCGCCATCTTTTGCGAAGCAAATTCAGGAAAAGATACTCGACAACACCACTTTCCCTCCAGAATACTATATGAGCAGGTTTGGTCCGTTTATCTTATTCGCGTAAATTTGATCTTCCCCCTTCCCCATCTGGTTGAAAATACAGTTTTAGCCTATAATTTTCAGGTGGAGTCAGCTGAGAGATCACGGAACCAGTCATTTCTGCATTGTGGACGCAGATAGAAATGCAGTATCAATGACCACTACAGTAAATTTTCCTTTTGGAGCTGGGGTGCTCTCTCCTTCCACTGGGATTGTGCTGAATAATGAGATGGATGACTTCTCAACGCCCACAGAGATTACCCCAGATAAACTCCCTCCTGCTCCAGCAAATTTTATCAAACCAAATAAAAGACCATTATCTTCCATGGCTCCAATCATTGTTACCAAGGTAAAGAAATTAAAACAGCTAAAAATATGTTGTTTCCCTTGAAGCTTTTCTTCTAAAACTGATTGCAGCAAAGTAATCAGTTCTCAATACTACGGCAGTCTGCCCTCTGAGGGCTAAGAGCCTGTTTAAAATTAcgttaaagagcttaaaaagttcttttaatacataaaaagttGTGCCAAACAAAAATCGGTTTgttcgataaaaaaaaaacttggaaaGCACTTTTTTGTACCTTTTTGCTCTATAAAAGCCACTTCAAAAGAtgttttttctaaaaagctATTTCAAGATTTTTCTATAAACAAAGAGCTCTATTTCCAACGCAATCCCAAACAGGCTCTAAATCCCCTGCCAAAATTGTCATCAAGCAGAGTGCCTTCACCTACATTAGATTGTATCCTTTGCACTTACCTCACTTCGTATCTTACCATGGCAGGATAATCAGCTGGCAGGGGTAGTTGGCGGCAGTGGTGGTATGGAGATAATCCCAGCAGTAATCCAGGTTTTTATTAACCATTTTCTCTTGGGGTTGGAACCATTAGCTGCAGTTCAGAATCCAAGAATCTACCACAAGGTTTCTTACTCGTTTCAATACATAAAACCACAGTATATTCTTTTATAATTCAATAAAAGTGAGCTGACTAAATCTGAATCCTATGCAGCTAATACCAAATGTGGTTTTGTATGAAAACTGGACTGTGATTGATGGCGATCACATTGAGCTTCCAGATGAAAGAAAGCTCTTCTTGAAAGAGAGGGGTCATCAACTGAAGGGCGAGGCAGGGGGGGCAATCACCCAGTTTGTGGTTCAATCCCTCCAAAGCCCCATTAAAATGGGCAGAAAATGTGGAAAATATTCTAATGCCAACATATTCCATGGTACACTCACTGCTGTTAGTGACC
The Alnus glutinosa chromosome 14, dhAlnGlut1.1, whole genome shotgun sequence genome window above contains:
- the LOC133857588 gene encoding glutathione hydrolase 3 — encoded protein: MRDRVMGQQGMEAPLLGNHGLADNKKRSWSKALRFLLAFLTTTIVCLILSGDLSSLVLRGGNKYDKRIGGSDADIVESDKGVVAADDGRCSEIGASFLRQGGHAVDAAVATALCVGVVNPMASGIGGGAFMIVRSSSTSQTQAFDMRETAPLAASQDMYENNPQSKAFGALAMGVPGEIAGLHEAWLQHGRLAWRTLFQPAIKLAKEGFVIAPYLGQHITRHAKLILNDAGLSQVFAPNGKLLQAGNTCYNVELGRSLEAVAEQGPQAFYDGTVGEKLVKDVREAGGILTMEDLRNYKVEVKAAMAANVMGYTILGMPPPSSGTVGLSLVLNIFNSYGSSNAANGNLGVHRLVEALKHMYAVRMNLGDPNFVDVSKYVSDMLSPSFAKQIQEKILDNTTFPPEYYMSRWSQLRDHGTSHFCIVDADRNAVSMTTTVNFPFGAGVLSPSTGIVLNNEMDDFSTPTEITPDKLPPAPANFIKPNKRPLSSMAPIIVTKDNQLAGVVGGSGGMEIIPAVIQVFINHFLLGLEPLAAVQNPRIYHKLIPNVVLYENWTVIDGDHIELPDERKLFLKERGHQLKGEAGGAITQFVVQSLQSPIKMGRKCGKYSNANIFHGTLTAVSDPRKNGRPAAI